The Podospora pseudocomata strain CBS 415.72m chromosome 3, whole genome shotgun sequence genome window below encodes:
- the DAD2 gene encoding DASH complex subunit dad2 (COG:S; EggNog:ENOG503P5RS) yields the protein MSGYPTRSFPSHMRQPSLGPGAGGQSPALVARVNEKKAELENLKELRDLSAAVASQMEALEQKLGTLSDGTEAIALVFANWHNVLRAINMASAKLPKPNPEAEDTTPLPQTLVRIPTEHAPALQAHAEGAAEEQESG from the exons ATGTCCGGCTACCCAACCCGAAGTTTCCCATCCCACATGCGACAGCCCTCTCTCGGGCCTGGCGCGGGGGGCCAGTCTCCAGCTCTGGTGGCACGAGTgaacgagaagaaggccgaacTTGAGAACCTTAAAGAGCTCCGGGATTTGAGTGCTGCAGTTGCGTCACAGATGGAGGCTCTTGAACAGAAGCTAGGAACTCTCTCAGACGGAACGGAAG CCATTGCTCTGGTCTTCGCTAATTGGCATAATGTGCTGAGGGCGATCAACATGGCATCGG CGAAACTTCCCAAGCCCAACCCCGAAGCCGAAGACACAACGCCCTTGCCACAGACACTCGTCCGGATCCCGACCGAACATGCTCCTGCTCTACAAGCACATGCGGAGGGCGCAGCTGAAGAGCAGGAATCAGGCTGA
- a CDS encoding hypothetical protein (COG:S; EggNog:ENOG503P6SW), which produces MSFDWDHQFCLGCDKQTDGTTYCSEACRLGDYEKTASSSSPSSGASSPTLNEWTFNKPTSSSSKFYLSPAFDFSTPQTSRSNSVLSPSASQTSLCSMRSTSSAGLDAAQLSDKAARELRAYARSFESVRTQRRRSY; this is translated from the coding sequence ATGTCCTTCGATTGGGATCACCAGTTCTGCCTGGGCTGCGACAAGCAAACCGACGGCACCACCTACTGCTCTGAAGCCTGCCGTCTTGGGGACTACGAGAAGactgcttcctcttcatcaccaagctcTGGGGCGAGCTCACCAACCCTGAACGAGTGGACCTTCAACAAGCCAACCTCCAGCAGCTCCAAGTTCtacctctcccccgccttcGACTTCAGCACACCACAAACATCCCGCTCCAACTCTgtcctctccccatccgcctCGCAAACCAGCCTCTGCTCCATGCGCAGCACATCCTCTGCCGGGCTCGACGCCGCTCAACTGTCAGACAAGGCCGCCCGCGAACTCAGGGCCTACGCTCGTTCGTTCGAATCTGTCCGCACTCAACGTAGACGATCGTACTAG
- the vps29 gene encoding Vacuolar protein sorting-associated protein 29 (BUSCO:EOG092640ZF; COG:U; EggNog:ENOG503NXQX), which produces MAFLILVIGDLHIPDRALDIPAKFKKLLAPGKISQTLCLGNLTDKSTYEYLRSISPDLKIVKGRMDVEATSLPLTQVVTHGGVRIGFLEGFTLVSSEPDLLLAEANKLDVDVLCWGGTHKFECFEYMDKFFINPGTATGAFSTDWADGEGEGEEEMVPSFCLMDVQGISLTLYVYQLRKDANGVENVAVEKVTYTKPVEPTGP; this is translated from the exons atGGCCTTCCTAATCCTAGTAATCGGCGACCTTCACATACCCGACCGCGCCCTCGACATTCCAGCAAAG ttCAAAAAACTCCTCGCCCCCGGAAAAATCTCCCAAACCCTCTGCCTAGGTAACCTAACCGACAAGTCAACCTACGAATACCTccgctccatctcccccgacCTCAAAATCGTCAAAGGCCGCATGGATGTCGAagccacctccctccctttgACTCAAGTCGTCACCCACGGCGGCGTCCGCATTGGCTTCCTCGAAGGCTTCACCCTCGTCAGCTCCGAGCCCGACCTCCTACTCGCAGAGGCCAACAAACTTGACGTCGACGTCCTCTGCTGGGGCGGCACTCATAAATTCGAGTGCTTTGAGTACATGGACAAGTTCTTTATCAACCCAGGGACGGCGACGGGGGCGTTCTCGACGGAttgggcggatggggagggggagggggaggaggagatggtgccGAGCTTTTGTTTGATGGAT GTACAAGGAATCTCGTTGACACTATATGTCTACCAGCTGAGGAAAGACGCAAATGGGGTTGAGAATGTGGCGGTGGAAAAGGTGACGTATACCAAGCCGGTTGAGCCAACTGGTCCATGA
- a CDS encoding hypothetical protein (EggNog:ENOG503P5K4): protein MMATTTSRHRSSLDFDIHTDHSHLSQKANLPLGNKFAVLSDIHNLNSLNIDSLARDLGSLHLEYSSKEGNCQQGHKARDRRVRLSVDNNIEYDHPFFDKHRVISATTNGSETTVASDDFKHNNPLAQAEHRLPNNLEQIRKHQEGQFEWLLTIPLPFRSKSRRRVGNRSLGDSHDGEDQESDLGSGGGGKNVLFGCNLIHHRTQSDGASVDHGGSLTNRYTLLATRVESEEEMSAVEQSVVVEEADSSVVANVSQEGNSTVLRGGEENLQPEGQEERPKSVLSIKVGESLMGMEHLSPLPSPQPARPLSRIEDSVEELDKLEEELEALNEVAQLERVVSPELATEPVLESIPEAPVQPQPSTSTRRASTIRASTTTTPTTHTTTRTRSTAERSSSVRKSTSASLAREDDKPASTSKTAANTSTARRSIARPSSLLPPKATVKSSRAPTVPAFELPGEAVARRLKEQRAARLSQQVSAEEAAAIAAQFSPSKPHAKSSKPLTRPTFELPGEVISRRKREEREARLKAQEEEEKKRREFKARPIRASVIGSSGGNSVRETATSRARQARMEAGGQATTPTHTSTATAPTSASAARMRHSIAVTGGGYASSTVAASTRSAAAVSLTTTTATTTRGRTSLAAPSAGGAGSSSRGTSATSAASSSGKRSSTTTTVSQEDVQQQKMRGKEIFKRDNSFTLERERERKEREQAAKMAREQAAERSRALGREWKEKMAVRQKRASLMISGSGGESGGQGY from the exons AtgatggccaccaccacctcgagacATCGGTCGAGTCTCGACTTTGACATCCACACTGACCACAGCCATCTCTCGCAAAAGGCCAACTTACCACTCGGCAACAAGTTCGCCGTCCTGAGCGATATTCACAATCTTAACTCGCTCAACATTGATTCTCTGGCCCGAGACCTGGGCAGCCTCCATCTTGAATACTCTTCGAAGGAAGGCAATTGTCAGCAGGGACACAAGGCCAGGGACCGAAGGGTTCGGTTGTCTGTTGACAACAACATTGAATACGATCATCCTTTTTTTGACAAGCACCGTGTGATttctgccaccaccaacggcaGCGAGACGACTGTTGCCTCTGACG ACTTcaagcacaacaaccccctaGCCCAAGCCGAGCACCGGCTCCCCAACAACTTGGAGCAGATAAGAAAGCACCAGGAAGGTCAGTTCGAATGGCTTCTTACGATTCCGCTCCCGTTTCGCAGCAAGTCGCGCCGCCGGGTGGGAAACCGGTCTCTCGGTGATTCCCATGACGGAGAAGACCAAGAATCCGACctgggcagcggcggcggcgggaagaATGTCTTGTTTGGGTGTAACCTTATCCATCACAGGACGCAGTCTGATGGCGCTTCTGTCGACCATGGTGGCTCGCTCACTAACAGGTATACCCTTTTAGCTACTCGGGTGGAGAGTGAAGAGGAGATGTCTGCTGTGGAGCagtctgttgttgtggaggaggcggatagCAGTGTTGTTGCGAATGTTTCGCAGGAGGGGAACTCGACTGTTTTgaggggcggggaggagaatCTGCAGCCggaggggcaggaggagaggccaAAGTCGGTGTTGAGTATCAAGGTTGGTGAGTCGTTGATGGGCATGGAACACTTGTCTCCTTTGCCGTCGCCGCAGCCTGCTAGGCCGCTTTCGAGGATTGAGGACTCGGTTGAGGAACTTGATAAGCTTGAGGAGGAACTTGAGGCCCTTAATGAGGTGGCTCAGTTGGAAAGGGTGGTTTCCCCTGAGTTGGCCACCGAGCCGGTTCTTGAGTCTATTCCTGAGGCTCCTGTTCAGCCGCAGCCCTCAACGTCGACAAGACGGGCCTCGACTATTAGAGCGTCGACTACTACTACTCCCACTACTCACACTACTACCCGTACACGCAGCACAGCTGAACGCAGCTCGTCGGTCCGGAAGTCGACGTCGGCGTCATTGGCTAGGGAGGATGACAAGCCTGCTTCTACCTCCAAGACCGCCGCCAACACCTCTACAGCCCGCCGCTCTATTGCCCGTCCTTCTAGTCTGCTGCCTCCCAAGGCCACGGTGAAATCTAGCAGAGCACCCACCGTCCCGGCCTTTGAACTCCCTGGTGAGGCTGTCGCCCGTCGCCTCAAGGAACAGCGCGCCGCGAGGCTCTCTCAGCAGGTTTCTGCCGAAGAAGCTGCCGCTATTGCCGCGCAATTCTCGCCCAGCAAGCCGCATGCCAAGTCTAGCAAGCCGTTGACACGTCCGACGTTTGAGTTGCCTGGGGAGGTGATTTCACGGCGGAAGAGGGAGGAACGCGAGGCGCGGCTGAAGGcgcaagaagaggaggagaaaaagaggagggaATTTAAGGCTAGACCAATTCGTGCGAGTGTTATTGGCAGCAGTGGGGGAAATTCAGTTCGGGAGACGGCTACTAGCCGGGCGAGGCAGGCTAGGATGGAGGCTGGGGGACAGGCGACGACGCCGACGCATACCTCGACTGCTACTGCGCCTACGTCAGCTTCTGCGGCGAGAATGAGGCATTCCATTGCTGTTACTGGGGGTGGGTATGCTTCTAGCACGGTGGCTGCTTCGACACGGTCAGCGGCGGCTGTGTCTCTGACGACCACGACGGCAACGACGACTAGAGGTCGGACATCTCTTGCTGCTCCTTCTGCTGGGGGAGCGGGTTCTTCTAGCAGGGGGACGTCGGCCACTTCTGCTGCTAGCAGTagtgggaagaggagcagCACTACTACCACTGTGAGCCAGGAGGAtgtgcagcagcagaagatgagggggaaggagatTTTCAAGAGGGATAATTCTTTTactttggagagggagagggagaggaaggagagggagcaggcggccaagatggcgagggagcaGGCTGCGGAACGGAGTAGGGCTCTGGGACGAgagtggaaggagaagatggctgTTAGGCAGAAGAGGGCTAGTTTGATGATTTCTGGGTCGGGGGGTGAGAGTGGTGGGCAGGGGTATTAG
- the CRM1 gene encoding Karyopherin transporter (EggNog:ENOG503NX17; COG:U; COG:Y), with the protein MPVSIEELDATVRAFYEGRGEQFKEDPDAWLMVDDILSKASYEQTKCWFPILIRAQRDWV; encoded by the exons ATGCCGGTCTCTATCGAAGAGTTGGACGCCACTGTCCGTGCCTTCTATGAGGGCCGCGGCGAACAG TTCAAGGAAGACCCTGATGCCTGGTTGATGGTCGACGATATACTCTCGAAGGCGAGCTACGAACAGACGAAATGTTGGTTTCCGATTCTTATCCGGGCGCAGAGGGACTGGGTCTGA
- a CDS encoding hypothetical protein (EggNog:ENOG503NW05; COG:E) yields MVLIPEVSKLSRSAFRRLGMTPPKTPDAPPARLSLISRHLAPVYPINTPYAVERLPSTVDTSLLPRIQVREITTTTPKMSQPAHPTLLIPGPIEFDDAVLQSMSHFSESHVSAGFVATFGETLSMLRKLFQTTDPASQPFVLSGSGTLGWDLVAANLIEAGEDVLVLGTGYFSDGFADCLRVYGANVTELKAPVGTKPTLSEIEKALSEKKYKAITVTHVDTSTGVLSELKNLSALVHKVSPDTLIIVDGVCSVACEEIDFDTWGLDGVVTASQKAIGCPAGLSISMFSGRAMKAFENRKSPPSAYFASMKNWTPIMQNYEAKKPSYFATPSPQLVHALHTALSQILAKPVAERFAGHKAASDKIKAAIGALGLKQVAANPDEQAHGMTAIYLPEGVKGAELLPILAKKGVVFAGGIHKEIVTKYIRFGHMGVSVLDPTRGDIERAVKALEEGLAELGYTKS; encoded by the exons ATGGTGCTTATACCCGAGGTCTCCAAACTGTCGCGCTCGGCGTTCAGACGGTTAGGAATGACCCCGCCAAAAACACCGGACGCTCCCCCCGCCCGTTTATCGTTGATCTCACGACATCTTGCCCCCGTATATCCGATCAACACCCCCTACGCTGTTGAACGTCTTCCCAGCACCGTCGACACCTCACTTCTGCCCAGGATTCAAGTGCGCGAGATcacgacaaccacccccaagatGTCTCAACCCGCCCACCCAACGCTCCTGATTCCAGGACCCATTGAATTCGACGATGCTGTCCTCCAGTCCATGAGTCACTTCAG CGAAAGCCATGTGAGCGCCGGTTTTGTTGCTACCTTCGGCGAGACCCTGTCTATGTTGCGCAAGCTGTTCCAGACCACCGACCCTGCATCTCAACCATTCGTTCTCTCTGGATCCGGTACTCTCGGCTGGGATTTGGTTGCTGCCAACTTGATTGAGGCTGGCGAGGACGTGTTGGTGCTTGGAACCGGCTATTTTAGTGATGGCTTCGCCGACTGCCTCAGAGTGTATGGTGCCAATGTCACCGAGCTCAAGGCCCCCGTTGGCACCAAGCCCACTCTTTCCGAGATTGAGAAGGCTCTGTCGGAGAAGAAGTACAAGGCGATCACCGTCACCCACGTTGACACATCGACTGGTGTCTTGAGCGAACTCAAGAATCTCTCTGCTCTTGTCCACAAGGTCTCGCCAGATACCCTCATTATTGTCGACGGTGTCTGCAGTGTTGCGTGTGAGGAGATTGATTTCGATACCTGgggtcttgatggtgttgtcacTGCCAGTCAGAAGGCTATTGGCTGCCCTGCCGGTCTGTCGATTTCCATGTTCAGCGGTCGTGCCATGAAGGCTTTTGAGAACAGGAAGAGCCCTCCCTCGGCCTACTTCGCTTCTATGAAGAACTGGACCCCTA TCATGCAAAACTacgaggccaagaagccctcTTACTTTGCTACCCCCTCGCCACAGCTTGTCCACGCTCTTCACACTGCTCTGAGCCAGATCCTTGCGAAGCCCGTGGCTGAAAGATTTGCCGGCCACAAGGCCGCCTCAgacaagatcaaggctgCCATCGGTGCCCTTGGTCTTAAGCAGGTTGCGGCCAACCCTGATGAGCAGGCTCACGGCATGACTGCCATCTATCTCCCTGAGGGCGTCAAGGGCGCCGAGCTCCTGCCTATCCTCGCGAAGAAGGGTGTTGTGTTTGCCGGTGGTATCCACAAGGAAATCGTCACCAAGTATATCCGTTTCGGTCACATGGGTGTCAGTGTG CTCGACCCCACCAGAGGCGATATTGAGCGTGCTGTCAaggctttggaggagggtCTTGCTGAGCTTGGATATACCAAGTCTTGA
- a CDS encoding hypothetical protein (COG:S; EggNog:ENOG503P1XB): MARLNEPPVSATDGNLEILRRKFLRQNRDIARINSDQSQKIRRLENDCACLLSENLELRGQILRLEKQLEDNSARRIADHALEIKAKLEAQLAEFGALLGNLGVEPPAKRHSGADRRFSKSSRPSISRTPPAIRRRRDTNVDAETLAAQEGRMPPIYENKSYQRATMNSEEIMALCAAAADTSADSLDLGPPPVSRFIDEEPVKKSSPIRKFDDGQLNLSSPPKLDLTKKLEASPEPSKMVETLPMKDVQPEKRPQSFEQQPPTPPTQTIRAGAKRKYGDENNIQATLDQTAKALKDVVAAEKALPAGDIFQKRRSIKELPASKRDRARAPLSAKSTNEDFMSPKKMAIKPKPVEEPKKEKGPEPKENKEQPKARKPTVPAIQVPPVALPPPTVLSVIAEPEAPLPMSILASPTTPGRPSSVEPLPHDTPPPAHISSEGETSRPSRRARPAISYAEPNLRDKMRRPTKELFDAVSGEGKFHRPSTSANPNPTSAPTSSAKPRSESTVTSSGGLSASVHKPPPTVSPLAAKQSMQIDNITYDRRKRPSLAIREPEPPAEQQPEIDPYDFASTSTSTLSLASPPPQPKRAARKSSMAAQAALHKMQLEEEREADVESGTHRPRARKARASMLAPKKSAFLGEYVEESSVGTVGDESTGSVESGSGGKGKGKQGVVDRRRSMML, encoded by the exons ATGGCCCGACTCAATGAGCCACCTGTGTCTGCTACCGACGGCAATCTGGAGATCT TACGTCGAAAGTTTTTACGGCAAAACCGAGACATCGCCAGAATCAACTCGGATCAGTCACAGAAAATCCGTCGCCTCGAAAATGACTGCGCGTGTCTCCTGTCCGAGAATTTGGAGCTCAGAGGCCAGATACTCCGTCTGGAAAAACAACTAGAGGACAACAGCGCGCGAAGGATAGCCGACCATGCGCTCGAGATCAAGGCAAAGCTAGAGGCCCAACTCGCCGAATTTGGCGCGTTGCTAGGGAATCTGGGAGTGGAACCACCGGCGAAACGACATTCTGGTGCGGATAGGAGATTCTCAAAATCGTCGCGGCCGAGCATCTCCAGGACGCCCCCAGCGAtaagacgacgacgagacaCCAATGTGGACGCAGAGACCTTGGCTGCccaggaggggaggatgccGCCGATATACGAGAACAAGAGCTATCAAAGAGCGACCATGAACAGCGAGGAGATTATGGCCttgtgtgctgctgctgccgacaCGAGTGCGGATTCATTGGATCTAGGACCACCGCCTGTTTCGCGGTTTATCGATGAGGAGCCAGTGAAGAAATCTTCGCCAATCCGAAAATTCGATGACGGACAGCTGAATTTGTCATCGCCACCCAAACTCGATTTGACCAAGAAACTGGAGGCCAGCCCAGAACCGAGCAAGATGGTAGAGACCTTGCCCATGAAGGATGTTCAGCCTGAAAAGAGACCACAGTCTtttgagcagcagccaccaacaccacctacGCAAACAATAAGGGCGGGAGCGAAGAGGAAATATGGCGACGAAAATAATATCCAGGCTACGTTGGACCAAACAGCCAAGGCACTCAAAGACGTGGTAGCTGCTGAAAAGGCTCTCCCAGCCGGCGATATCTTTCAGAAGCGTAGGAGCATCAAGGAATTGCCAGCGAGCAAGAGGGACAGGGCAAGGGCACCATTATCTGCAAAAAGCACGAACGAGGATTTCATGTCACCCAAGAAGATGGCGATCAAGCCAAAGCCGGTTGAGGAaccaaagaaggaaaaggggccAGAACCGAAAGAAAATAAGGAACAACCTAAAGCACGGAAACCAACAGTTCCCGCGATCCAAGTCCCGCCAGTCGCCCTCCCGCCTCCAACAGTCCTATCCGTCATCGCCGAACCAGAGGCACCGCTCCCTATGTCAATTCTcgcctccccaacaacacccggCCGACCCTCCTCCGTCGAGCCACTTCCCCATGataccccaccaccagcacatATCTCCTCCGAGGGTGAGACCTCCCGCCCAAGCCGCCGCGCGCGCCCAGCAATAAGCTACGCTGAACCTAACCTCCGGGATAAAATGCGTCGCCCTACCAAGGAATTATTCGATGCCGTCTCTGGCGAGGGGAAATTCCACCGCCCTAGTACTTCGGCAaatcccaacccaacatcaGCTCCTACCTCCTCTGCTAAGCCAAGGTCTGAATCAACCGTTACATCCAGCGGGGGGCTCTCAGCCAGCGTccacaaaccacctcccactGTTAGTCCCCTTGCAGCGAAACAATCAATGCAAATAGACAACATAACCTACGACAGAAGGAAACGCCCCTCTCTTGCGATTCGCGAGCCTGAGCCGCCGGcagaacaacaaccagaaATCGACCCGTATGACTTTGCCAGCACATCCACCTCAACACTAAGTCTagcgtcaccaccaccacaaccgaAGCGGGCGGCAAGGAAATCAAGTATGGCTGCTCAGGCGGCGTTACATAAAATGCAGctagaggaggagagggaggcggatgTGGAGAGCGGGACGCATaggccgagggcgaggaaggcgagggcgtcgatgTTGGCGCCGAAGAAGAGTGCGTTTTTGGGGGAGTATGTCGAGGAGAGCTCGGTTGGTACGGTGGGGGATGAGAGTACGGGATCTGTGgagagtgggagtggtgggaaggggaagggaaaacAAGGGGTTGTGgataggaggaggagtatgaTGCTTTGA